A section of the Salmo trutta chromosome 4, fSalTru1.1, whole genome shotgun sequence genome encodes:
- the LOC115192074 gene encoding extracellular superoxide dismutase [Cu-Zn] encodes MPLFHPILLLVLVSFQACSFTQSQEAASNMAPPEATEYNRTVYAACKMRPSTKLGEGLPNVYGQVLFKQEYPEGSLKVLFLLHGFPSHSDHQPKAIHIHQYGDFSEGCDSTGGHYNPYRVPHPSHPGDFGNFVAHQGRVHKLTESKATLFGGLSVLGRAVVVHEKADDLGQGGDAGSLLHGNAGRRLACCTIGMSSPKLWDKHHHRQQRRKGRES; translated from the coding sequence ATGCCTTTATTTCATCCAATACTTCTGTTGGTTCTGGTAAGCTTCCAAGCCTGCTCCTTTACACAGAGCCAGGAGGCTGCCTCCAACATGGCCCCACCAGAGGCCacagagtataacagaactgtcTATGCAGCCTGCAAAATGAGACCCAGCACCAAACTAGGCGAAGGTCTACCTAACGTGTATGGACAGGTGCTGTTCAAGCAGGAATACCCAGAGGGAAGCCTCAAAGTCCTCTTTCTTCTCCATGGTTTCCCAAGTCACAGTGATCATCAGCCAAAAGCCATCCACATCCACCAGTACGGGGATTTCAGCGAGGGCTGCGATTCCACAGGCGGCCATTACAACCCTTACAGGGTCCCCCATCCCAGCCACCCGGGGGACTTTGGGAACTTTGTGGCCCACCAGGGGAGGGTTCACAAGTTGACTGAATCAAAGGCCACTCTGTTCGGGGGGCTGTCGGTGCTTGGGCGGGCAGTGGTGGTCCATGAGAAGGCAGACGACCTAGGGCAAGGCGGGGATGCGGGGAGCCTGCTACATGGTAATGCTGGGCGGAGGCTGGCGTGCTGCACCATTGGGATGAGCAGTCCCAAACTGTGGGATAAGCACCATCATCGACAGCAGAGAAGAAAGGGACGGGAATCGTAG
- the LOC115192075 gene encoding coiled-coil domain-containing protein 149 isoform X1, giving the protein MGHATALDLKAVYEKSTEDLPKKFMLLRGPNFLVCKRKLESKKEALLILSKELDTCQQERDQYQLMANQLRERHQGLKKKYRELIDGDTSLPPEKRNQLNLAQLLRDSRERSKQLSEEVKELSQRLAEAQGDNKLLRMTIARQRLGDEEVGARHFQAYEREDLVQQLETAREQNEELEHSVKSLTDELQDVRAERNVFQEKAQRLNHEVNHILGGHECRILDVDALCMENRYLHERFKQLQEEVTMLKTNVMKYKSALESRKNSKTYGKANSSALTGVLSAKQVQELLLSEDHGCSLPVTSQSISDLKSLATALLETIHEKNLVIQHQRQTNKILGNRVGELEKKLKTLEVSGLWSLPGGRDAIILNETLQPSSTVTSSEEKGVPSNDQEVPPTEHEVPPTEHEVTPHEQEVPPTVQSTTEDDKVANDRQIPRPSPPSQDVGLLPSVTGDTEMSTKEPVSPASLDTSKQN; this is encoded by the exons ATGGGACATGCGACTGCTTTGGACCTTAAAGCTGTCTATGAGAAGAGCACCGAAGATCTACCAAAGAAATTCATGCTTTTGCGTGGACCAAAT TTCCTGGTGTGTAAGCGCAAGTTGGAGAGCAAGAAGGAGGCCCTCCTGATTCTGTCCAAGGAGCTGGATACCTGTCAACAGGAGAGAGACCAATACCAGCTGATGGCCAACCAGCTCCGAGAACGCCACCAGGGACTCAAGAAGAAGTACAGGGAACTCATA GATGGAGACACCAGTCTACCACCTGAAAAACGAAATCAA TTGAATTTGGCCCAGCTGTTAAGAGACTCCAGAGAAAGGAGTAAGCAGCTGTCTGAAGAGGTGAAGGAGCTGAGTCAACGACTGGCTGAGGCCCAGGGGGATAACAAG CTCCTGCGGATGACCATAGCCAGACAGAGGTTGGGGGATGAAGAGGTGGGGGCAAGGCACTTCCAGGCCTATGAGCGGGAGGACCTGGTCCAGCAGTTGGAGACGGCACGAGAGCAG AATGAGGAGCTGGAGCACAGTGTGAAATCTCTGACGGACGAGCTGCAGGATGTGAGGGCGGAGCGTAACGTGTTCCAGGAAAAGGCCCAGCGGCTGAACCACGAGGTGAACCACATCTTGGGGGGACACGAGTGTCGGATTCTAGACGTAGATGCACTCTGCATGGAgaacag ATATTTACATGAGCGGTTCAAACAACTGCAGGAGGAGGTCACCATGCTCAAAACGAATGTCATGAAGTACAAG AGTGCTCTGGAGAGCAGGAAGAACTCCAAGACTTATGGCAAAGCTAACAGCAGTGCACTCACTGGGGTGCTCTCTGCCAAACAAG tgcaGGAATTATTGCTTTCTGAGGACCATGGATGCAGTCTCCCTGTCACGTCTCAGTCCATCTCAGACCTCAAGTCCCTGGCCACAGCCCTACTGGAAACTATCCATGAGAAGAACCTGGTCATTCAGCACCAGCGCCAAACCAACAA GATACTGGGAAACCGAGTAGGGGAGCTTGAGAAGAAACTGAAGACTCTAGAGGTGTCGGGACTATGGAGCCTCCCAG GAGGGAGAGATGCCATCATCCTGAATGAAACTCTGCAGCCTAGCTCCACTGTGACAAGCTCTGAGGAGAAGGGAGTACCATCCAATGACCAGGAAGTACCCCCTACTGAGCATGAAGTACCCCCTACTGAGCACGAAGTAACCCCCCATGAGCAGGAAGTACCTCCCACTGTGCAGTCTACCACAG AGGATGACAAGGTAGCCAATGACAGGCAGATTCCCCGTCCGTCCCCCCCGTCCCAAGATGTGGGGTTGTTACCCAGTGTGACGGGGGATACAGAGATGAGCACCAAGGAGCCAGTGTCGCCAGCCAGCCTGGACACATCCAAGCAAAACTAG
- the LOC115192075 gene encoding coiled-coil domain-containing protein 149 isoform X2, translating into MNSSRRSESDWQGLVSEFLVCKRKLESKKEALLILSKELDTCQQERDQYQLMANQLRERHQGLKKKYRELIDGDTSLPPEKRNQLNLAQLLRDSRERSKQLSEEVKELSQRLAEAQGDNKLLRMTIARQRLGDEEVGARHFQAYEREDLVQQLETAREQNEELEHSVKSLTDELQDVRAERNVFQEKAQRLNHEVNHILGGHECRILDVDALCMENRYLHERFKQLQEEVTMLKTNVMKYKSALESRKNSKTYGKANSSALTGVLSAKQVQELLLSEDHGCSLPVTSQSISDLKSLATALLETIHEKNLVIQHQRQTNKILGNRVGELEKKLKTLEVSGLWSLPGLTYNVSLGFSGRGRDAIILNETLQPSSTVTSSEEKGVPSNDQEVPPTEHEVPPTEHEVTPHEQEVPPTVQSTTEDDKVANDRQIPRPSPPSQDVGLLPSVTGDTEMSTKEPVSPASLDTSKQN; encoded by the exons TTCCTGGTGTGTAAGCGCAAGTTGGAGAGCAAGAAGGAGGCCCTCCTGATTCTGTCCAAGGAGCTGGATACCTGTCAACAGGAGAGAGACCAATACCAGCTGATGGCCAACCAGCTCCGAGAACGCCACCAGGGACTCAAGAAGAAGTACAGGGAACTCATA GATGGAGACACCAGTCTACCACCTGAAAAACGAAATCAA TTGAATTTGGCCCAGCTGTTAAGAGACTCCAGAGAAAGGAGTAAGCAGCTGTCTGAAGAGGTGAAGGAGCTGAGTCAACGACTGGCTGAGGCCCAGGGGGATAACAAG CTCCTGCGGATGACCATAGCCAGACAGAGGTTGGGGGATGAAGAGGTGGGGGCAAGGCACTTCCAGGCCTATGAGCGGGAGGACCTGGTCCAGCAGTTGGAGACGGCACGAGAGCAG AATGAGGAGCTGGAGCACAGTGTGAAATCTCTGACGGACGAGCTGCAGGATGTGAGGGCGGAGCGTAACGTGTTCCAGGAAAAGGCCCAGCGGCTGAACCACGAGGTGAACCACATCTTGGGGGGACACGAGTGTCGGATTCTAGACGTAGATGCACTCTGCATGGAgaacag ATATTTACATGAGCGGTTCAAACAACTGCAGGAGGAGGTCACCATGCTCAAAACGAATGTCATGAAGTACAAG AGTGCTCTGGAGAGCAGGAAGAACTCCAAGACTTATGGCAAAGCTAACAGCAGTGCACTCACTGGGGTGCTCTCTGCCAAACAAG tgcaGGAATTATTGCTTTCTGAGGACCATGGATGCAGTCTCCCTGTCACGTCTCAGTCCATCTCAGACCTCAAGTCCCTGGCCACAGCCCTACTGGAAACTATCCATGAGAAGAACCTGGTCATTCAGCACCAGCGCCAAACCAACAA GATACTGGGAAACCGAGTAGGGGAGCTTGAGAAGAAACTGAAGACTCTAGAGGTGTCGGGACTATGGAGCCTCCCAG GCCTGACTTACAATGTGTCTCTGGGATTCTCTGGAA GAGGGAGAGATGCCATCATCCTGAATGAAACTCTGCAGCCTAGCTCCACTGTGACAAGCTCTGAGGAGAAGGGAGTACCATCCAATGACCAGGAAGTACCCCCTACTGAGCATGAAGTACCCCCTACTGAGCACGAAGTAACCCCCCATGAGCAGGAAGTACCTCCCACTGTGCAGTCTACCACAG AGGATGACAAGGTAGCCAATGACAGGCAGATTCCCCGTCCGTCCCCCCCGTCCCAAGATGTGGGGTTGTTACCCAGTGTGACGGGGGATACAGAGATGAGCACCAAGGAGCCAGTGTCGCCAGCCAGCCTGGACACATCCAAGCAAAACTAG